In Erigeron canadensis isolate Cc75 chromosome 1, C_canadensis_v1, whole genome shotgun sequence, a single window of DNA contains:
- the LOC122580921 gene encoding syntaxin-22-like → MSFQDLEAGRARQNGYKNGFKQQDPTQAIASGIFQINTAVSTFQRLVNTLGTPKDTPELRDKLHKTRLHIGQLVKNTSEKLKQASETDHRAEVSASKKITDAKLAKDFQAVLKEFQKAQRLAAERETAYTPFVPQAVLPSSYAASEMDIRSDKSSEQQALLVESRRQEVLLLDNEIAFNEAIIEEREQGIQEIQNQIGEVNEIFKDLAVLVHEQGAMIDDIGSNIENSHAATAQARSHLSKAAKTQRANSSMTCLLLVIVGIVLCIVIIILAV, encoded by the exons ATGAGCTTTCAAGATCTAGAAGCAGGTCGGGCAAGACAAAATGGATATAAAAACGGATTCAAGCAACAAGATCCGACCCAGGCAATAGCTTCTGGTATATTCCAGATCAATACTGCTGTTTCCACCTTTCAACGCCTTGTTAATACCCTCGGTACTCCTAAAGATACCCCTGAACTCCGTGATAAACT GCACAAGACAAGACTACATATCGGGCAGTTGGTGAAGAATACTTCAGAGAAACTCAAGCAAGCTAGTGAAACAGATCATCGTGCCGAAGTTAGT GCAAGCAAAAAGATTACAGATGCTAAACTTGCAAAAGATTTTCAAGCAGTTCTAAAAGAATTTCAAAAGGCACAGCGCCTTGCAGCTGAAAGGGAAACGGCTTACACTCCATTTGTTCCTCAAGCTGTTCTTCCATCTAG TTATGCAGCCAGTGAAATGGATATAAGGTCCGACAAAAGTTCAGAACAGCAGGCTCTTCTTGTGGAATCTAGAAG ACAGGAGGTTTTGCTGTTAGACAATGAGATTGCATTTAACGAAGCTATCATAGAAGAAAGAGAACAAGGAATACAAGaaattcaaaaccaaatagGTGAGGTAAATGAGATTTTCAAAGATCTTGCTGTTTTGGTTCATGAGCAAGGAGCTATGATTG ATGATATTGGCTCCAACATTGAGAATTCTCATGCTGCAACTGCACAAGCAAGATCTCACCTTTCCAAAGCAGCAAAAACTCAAAGAGCAAACTCTTCCATG ACATGCTTACTTTTGGTGATAGTCGGGATCGTACTTTGCATTGTGATCATAATTCTTGCAGTTTGA